The region TATCACATGCAATGTTACACATACAACTGCAATGAAAATTTCACCCCCTTCTGACCATACATATATTGcttaaacatcacattgggaagACAGGTCGGAAACAGTTAGGAAGGTCAGAAAACAATTTAATTAATagatgaggaggagaaaaaagaactacAACCAGACAAAGCTCCTAGAAGACTGAAATGGATGATGGTTGCagcatgcaaaaagaaaatgatatcTGTTGACTACAGCATATGCTTTCTCACAGATTACCTTGTGGGAGTAGCTGGACCAAACTCTATTGGTATTTCAAGTTTGAAATCCCTGTTTGACCAGACTAACATTTCAGATGAGGTACCTCTTGACATAAAAATCCTTTTATGTTGTCATAAAACTAATGTTAAATTCTGCTTTAAATACACTTTATTGTACAATTTACTTAATGAATCGTattccttagttctgtttttatttatatgtatttatttatttgttttataaggTAATAGATGGCCTAATCTATTTGCAGTGTGAGGTATGTTGAAAAGCTTGTTTGATCATAATGACATagcatgtttacattttttgtaaTGTATTTGAAAACATAGgtgtatttatgttatttttatagAATTTCCCTCACATTTATCCAATACCAAGCCAAATCACTGGAAAAATTTTGGATGGGTCCACAAGAGCACAAAGTGCATACTTTTTGAAGGTATGACTTGGACTGTGGTAACTATGTTCTTATCACAAAGGGTTTATAAGTTGCCACTataaacaaacagcattttCCAAAATTGAAGCCTTGTCAGAAGAACCTGAAAAATACCTTTCTGAAACCTTTTCTGTGTAAAGACTTGTTCAAAAGCAATGCACACagattaaaacatttctgtctTGGCCAACTGATAAAGAACACCAAAAATTGAGTGGTGCGTGTTGAGTCTGTGGTCTTGATTTGTTTTGTACACACTATAGAAATTAATTAATGTAAACCAAAAATGACACTTTCTATATGTTTGTGTATCTGCAGAATTAATTACAAGTCTTACCTGACAAGCTTTTGCAGTTTTGCAGTGTCATTCTTGACAGAAAAACATACTtgtcacattatttttatttccagaaAAACATCTTTCAGATGTATGAGAAATTGATTGGAGCCTGTCTGGAAAACGGCAGCCACTGGACCTTGTTTGTAAGTTGCACAGATTTTGCACTCTCTCTAGTGCATGATACTTTTCAGTGTCCCTCATTAGGAAAGCTCAAGGCCCAAGCCTACCATATCCATCTTTTTACAAAACAGTTTTGTGACATACCCAAGAGGACCATAGTCTATATGAATTCATTTGGCGAGTCGGAGGTCAGAAAAAGTGCGGTGTTGAAAAACTGGAGGTAATTAATTAACATATTTAACAtaacatatttaatttaattgaaatcATTACCGAACGTGGTTATTGATTTCTCtatatgctttttatttgtaataactGCGATCTCTCAGCTCATTTGCTTCAGCAAGAGGCTGCGCTGGAGAGTGGACCTTGTCACATGTGAGCCACCCACATCAACAGGATGGGAACTCATGTGGAGTGCATGTCATAATGGTACTGAAAACTATAGCTTTAACCTATATaagtaatgtttacatttttgcctattcagtttttaaagccTTAGAGGCAGGATGGTAAAatctcaatttttttgtagattGAACCATTTCAGCAGTAATGCTTTGCTTtggttgctctgttttttttttttttttctcggggggggttaaaaacaaacaaacatttctttgttaatctaattctttttgttcttttttttttttttcttcttcgtcAATTATTAGTTTGCCCAATCTCTCATTGACGGTAAAACACAAGTGGAGGAGTACAACACTGAAATCACAAAGCTCAGGTCCCGACTTTGCCACTACTTATTTTCCTCAATAGGTAAAGATAAAATTAGCTGCCTTCTTTTTCTCTAACATTGGAAAATGTAACTTGTACTTAAACAAATTATATTTTGCAGATCGAACTAGGAAGTGCAGTCAGTGCTGGTGTGTGATTGCAGCCAAAGACCGGGTACACTATGACATGTCCTTAGCCATATAGATTGTTTATTTAATggactttgttcatttgttttttgtttgtttatttcttcttctttttttttttttttttaattcacaggTGCAGTGCCAGAAATGTGGTGCATACAAGCACATGCGTTGTTCAAAGTCTGTTTGTGGCATCTGTATCTTCTGTGAGAGTAAGTCACAATATAACTAAACAATgtccaaaaatgtttaaagtgaaaTTTTTTTTCGTAATTTTGCCTTTGCACACCAGGACTGTGTAATTAAAGTGGACGTTTCAAGATCCAGTTTTTACATAAAACTATTTTAGACATAACTGTGTCGTATTGTGGGGATTTCTCTTCACAATTAAATTGATATAGTGCTGTTTATATCATTCTTCTTTATGTAACAGCACAGTGCAGCACAGCAGAGGGAAAGGAGTTGTGCAGCATAGTGGGTGGCTATACAGGAGGAGCAATAGAAGTAGCCAGTGAAGAATGTCATCAGGGAAAGCATCAGGCAGCGAATGACAAAGGAAAAGTTCCTAAGGGAGAGAACATCTGCAGCAAATCGACAAGTAACAGTGAGATAGGAAGACTGACAGTCAGAGATGAAGGTACACAGACTGAAAGAGATGAAGGTACACAGACTGAAGACAacgaaaaagaagcagaagtaTACGGCACAAGTCTGAGTACAGataatgctgctgctgatgatgtTGACAGGATCGATGCAGATACAGAATTCCAAACTGATTCAGAAGGAACTAGTACAGTTTACAGAGTGCATGGTCGCTTATCTGTACCAagctcaaaaaagaaaacctacacAATAACAGAAGACGAGATCAAGCGCAGAATCAACGCAGAGAACATGTCAGTTCATGTTTTCAGAGGTTTGATTGGGGTAGGTATACATTTCGTGATTTTGATGTCACCTGAAATAAATCCGGGTTACTCGTATCAATGAAGTGACAATGTGGCTGGAAATTGTGCATTTGCTGCAACATATACACAATTACACCATGTAAACAAAAGCATTTAActttgtgcgcgtgtgtgtgtctctctctgctcttttggtgtttgcactttttcttttttagggccGTAAAGCCAAACTGCCCGCAATGATTCTTGACAGGCCTAAGAAGGCCAAAACTAAAGTAACAGTGTTTAGTGTTCTGAGTGAAGAGGAGGCTGGGGAGCTAGCCCTCGGGTTTGCCGGAAGATTGGCCTGCGATGTCACAACAGACATGGTCTGTAAAGGCATCGACCATTCAAGTGCTGATATGACAAAGTAAGTTAGTAAAACAATATGAAAGTTGTATCTTTTTTGGTATTATTTGTCATTTCCCCGTATTTGGGTTATTGGTGTAACATTGTTAATCTTACTTTCTAATAACAGACAGACTCTTCTCAAAATCCAACACAATCTTAAACATGAGCTGACTGATTCCTCAACCTTCAGTTTGCTGACACACACCTTTGGCCCCGCTGCACTGGATTCTGTCATTTCATTCCTGTGTGAAAAACTTGATCTTGTCTCTTAAATAATGAAACCTTTTGtgacttttgtttgttctgtaaaTCAGAATCTTGAAAAGTGTTCATTGTTGTTCTAAGTTTGTGTTAACTATTTGGCAAAAATGATTGGTTCCTAATCCAAACAGCATAATGACTGTTCTAACACATATCTTAAAAAtgctacaaagaaagaaaattatcaCATATGTTTCAATATGAATGTAATTGTGTCACACTCGGTTTGTAGTagctttcctgttttattttgagttttggtatgtttacactgttatttttatttcccgTGTGTTCGTCTTCCCTTATTAgttttactgtatttaattAGTCTGATTTAATAACTTATAATTATTTACTTTCCAGTGTGTATATATGCTCCTCGTTTggattattgtttgtttgagttCTGCCTGTCTTTTCTATTAAAGATTTGGACTTTTGGACTATTAGTGGACCTCGTAGGTTTTTATTCTGTTCAATTGGTAATTGACTGGGTTTAATTTAGTGGCCTGGAAAACAGGCCGGAGGGGTCTGGTCATTTTAACCCCCTAAGACCCGAAatcttccatggcatgcatttttaatttctctttgatatttgggccgATTGgaacccgatgaatgtaaaaagaaagaattaccaggttttgtttttttttttacctaatttttgtttctgagaaaaatgagagccacatatgaggacattaatttgaaatttcgatagaacagttgcagtataatgtcctcataacTGTATATCAGGCACTTGTTGATCaagatttagtattttggtctaaataacccaaaatgtgatgtccacatgtgTGGACGCCAGGCTGGAGTAAAGTGTTAGAGCTATTTATACCTATGTAAACTTTTATACACTGGTTTTTACCTGTCTTGTTTCAGAAAGGTTTAAAAGGGTAATGTCcacagtttatttatttgtttgaattcaacatattttattaaagtaattgagcttgaacacagaaaaaactgaatcaaataatcataaaatcaaatcacttgCACTATACTGAAGTCTAATCTACTCTGAGCTAATGCCGGTTTCCAACACTAATGATCGGGTGAAGGAGAGATATGAGGGTGTGCACGGCCACTGGTGCTCTTATCCCTGTTCTTTGTGATACAATCCAACAGGAAAGCAGTCAAACCCTTGGACATTAGCCAAGTTAACGTtcacaaatatatacacacagaggaACTCTGAGCCCCAATGTCAGCATTAGCACAAACATGCCACTTCATACCAAATCTCAGTGTGAGGTCAGGTGTTAGTC is a window of Maylandia zebra isolate NMK-2024a linkage group LG22, Mzebra_GT3a, whole genome shotgun sequence DNA encoding:
- the LOC106676239 gene encoding uncharacterized protein LOC106676239 isoform X1, which gives rise to MMVAACKKKMISVDYSICFLTDYLVGVAGPNSIGISSLKSLFDQTNISDEVIDGLIYLQCENFPHIYPIPSQITGKILDGSTRAQSAYFLKKNIFQMYEKLIGACLENGSHWTLFFCDIPKRTIVYMNSFGESEVRKSAVLKNWSSFASARGCAGEWTLSHVSHPHQQDGNSCGVHVIMFAQSLIDGKTQVEEYNTEITKLRSRLCHYLFSSIDRTRKCSQCWCVIAAKDRVQCQKCGAYKHMRCSKSVCGICIFCETQCSTAEGKELCSIVGGYTGGAIEVASEECHQGKHQAANDKGKVPKGENICSKSTSNSEIGRLTVRDEGTQTERDEGTQTEDNEKEAEVYGTSLSTDNAAADDVDRIDADTEFQTDSEGTSTVYRVHGRLSVPSSKKKTYTITEDEIKRRINAENMSVHVFRGLIGGRKAKLPAMILDRPKKAKTKVTVFSVLSEEEAGELALGFAGRLACDVTTDMVCKGIDHSSADMTKQTLLKIQHNLKHELTDSSTFSLLTHTFGPAALDSVISFLCEKLDLVS
- the LOC106676239 gene encoding uncharacterized protein LOC106676239 isoform X5 encodes the protein MMVAACKKKMISVDYSICFLTDYLVGVAGPNSIGISSLKSLFDQTNISDEVIDGLIYLQCENFPHIYPIPSQITGKILDGSTRAQSAYFLKKNIFQMYEKLIGACLENGSHWTLFFAQSLIDGKTQVEEYNTEITKLRSRLCHYLFSSIDRTRKCSQCWCVIAAKDRVQCQKCGAYKHMRCSKSVCGICIFCETQCSTAEGKELCSIVGGYTGGAIEVASEECHQGKHQAANDKGKVPKGENICSKSTSNSEIGRLTVRDEGTQTERDEGTQTEDNEKEAEVYGTSLSTDNAAADDVDRIDADTEFQTDSEGTSTVYRVHGRLSVPSSKKKTYTITEDEIKRRINAENMSVHVFRGLIGGRKAKLPAMILDRPKKAKTKVTVFSVLSEEEAGELALGFAGRLACDVTTDMVCKGIDHSSADMTKQTLLKIQHNLKHELTDSSTFSLLTHTFGPAALDSVISFLCEKLDLVS
- the LOC106676239 gene encoding uncharacterized protein LOC106676239 isoform X3, whose protein sequence is MSDYLVGVAGPNSIGISSLKSLFDQTNISDEVIDGLIYLQCENFPHIYPIPSQITGKILDGSTRAQSAYFLKKNIFQMYEKLIGACLENGSHWTLFFCDIPKRTIVYMNSFGESEVRKSAVLKNWSSFASARGCAGEWTLSHVSHPHQQDGNSCGVHVIMFAQSLIDGKTQVEEYNTEITKLRSRLCHYLFSSIDRTRKCSQCWCVIAAKDRVQCQKCGAYKHMRCSKSVCGICIFCETQCSTAEGKELCSIVGGYTGGAIEVASEECHQGKHQAANDKGKVPKGENICSKSTSNSEIGRLTVRDEGTQTERDEGTQTEDNEKEAEVYGTSLSTDNAAADDVDRIDADTEFQTDSEGTSTVYRVHGRLSVPSSKKKTYTITEDEIKRRINAENMSVHVFRGLIGGRKAKLPAMILDRPKKAKTKVTVFSVLSEEEAGELALGFAGRLACDVTTDMVCKGIDHSSADMTKQTLLKIQHNLKHELTDSSTFSLLTHTFGPAALDSVISFLCEKLDLVS
- the LOC106676239 gene encoding uncharacterized protein LOC106676239 isoform X2: MFLHPYRNCDSFTMSDYLVGVAGPNSIGISSLKSLFDQTNISDEVIDGLIYLQCENFPHIYPIPSQITGKILDGSTRAQSAYFLKKNIFQMYEKLIGACLENGSHWTLFFCDIPKRTIVYMNSFGESEVRKSAVLKNWSSFASARGCAGEWTLSHVSHPHQQDGNSCGVHVIMFAQSLIDGKTQVEEYNTEITKLRSRLCHYLFSSIDRTRKCSQCWCVIAAKDRVQCQKCGAYKHMRCSKSVCGICIFCETQCSTAEGKELCSIVGGYTGGAIEVASEECHQGKHQAANDKGKVPKGENICSKSTSNSEIGRLTVRDEGTQTERDEGTQTEDNEKEAEVYGTSLSTDNAAADDVDRIDADTEFQTDSEGTSTVYRVHGRLSVPSSKKKTYTITEDEIKRRINAENMSVHVFRGLIGGRKAKLPAMILDRPKKAKTKVTVFSVLSEEEAGELALGFAGRLACDVTTDMVCKGIDHSSADMTKQTLLKIQHNLKHELTDSSTFSLLTHTFGPAALDSVISFLCEKLDLVS
- the LOC106676239 gene encoding uncharacterized protein LOC106676239 isoform X4; amino-acid sequence: MLCSYTLTETVTPSQCQVIDGLIYLQCENFPHIYPIPSQITGKILDGSTRAQSAYFLKKNIFQMYEKLIGACLENGSHWTLFFCDIPKRTIVYMNSFGESEVRKSAVLKNWSSFASARGCAGEWTLSHVSHPHQQDGNSCGVHVIMFAQSLIDGKTQVEEYNTEITKLRSRLCHYLFSSIDRTRKCSQCWCVIAAKDRVQCQKCGAYKHMRCSKSVCGICIFCETQCSTAEGKELCSIVGGYTGGAIEVASEECHQGKHQAANDKGKVPKGENICSKSTSNSEIGRLTVRDEGTQTERDEGTQTEDNEKEAEVYGTSLSTDNAAADDVDRIDADTEFQTDSEGTSTVYRVHGRLSVPSSKKKTYTITEDEIKRRINAENMSVHVFRGLIGGRKAKLPAMILDRPKKAKTKVTVFSVLSEEEAGELALGFAGRLACDVTTDMVCKGIDHSSADMTKQTLLKIQHNLKHELTDSSTFSLLTHTFGPAALDSVISFLCEKLDLVS